The sequence CAGCAACCAAATTACCTTCTGGTACAACTCCTTTGCTGATGAAAAGTTGTGTGTGGTATGCAAGAATTCTCCATAGGATAAAGCAACACTGCCTATACATCACTAAATTAATCACATGTTGCAGAATAACATCTTCCACAATGACCCAAAGAATGAACCTCACCAATTAATCCTTTGTTGTCTTCAGGTCCGTGAAAGAAAGATTCAGCTGCGAGAACCAGCCAACATAGTAATGCATAAAACCATACATAAGGAAATCCCTAGCAATTAGACAATGCTTTGGAAACCTCTAGATGTACCTGATTGACAATGACCACGAACGAGTTCAACAAGACCTTTTACTGCTTTAGCACGAGTATGTATTACATCAGCACCTTTACTGCTAAATCCAGGTTCATTTTCTTCCAAGAGTTCTAAGCATTTATCTGCGAGCACTGATGAAGTATCATCCTATATAAGGAGAACCATCCCCATGAATCTAACTTATATATTAACGAACAGAACAACTCTAATGGATTTTGTATTAACTTACCTGCTCTAACTCTAAATGAAGTCCAACAAGAGCTTCCATAGCAGCAACTTTTAAAACACAACCCAGATTTGTTTATTAGTAACTAAGCATCATTACTATATCCAAAGTaaaaacacaaatataaataagtgaATGTAAAAATTTTACCTCTAACATCAATAGATGAGCATGTTAAACCTTGAATCTTCTGGAGTTTCTCTATTGCTTCATCAAAATTGCCTCTAATGaagattaaattcaaattctttttgagttttcaatccaccaaaaaacaaagaactgAAAACACTAAATcgggataattttttttttttcaatagtaattaaaaaaagataaaaagaaactaCCTTTCAGACAACAAAGTAGACATGGCCATTAAAACCATTCCTCTGGAATTATCACTATCTGTAGCTTGTCCTTCACTGGGCTGCGTCGAAAGGCACTGTTCAAGCACAAGCAAACTTTGTGCATGCGATTCAGCTACAAAAACGTATACCCCAAATTCAACAATAGTAATTAGGAAAATTGGTGAAACGAAAATGAAGAACAACGATTGCCCAAATGCGGAATAATGGGGGCAAACCTGATTTCTGAGACCTGGCATGAGAAAAAGCGTAGTCGATCATCTGAACAGCAACTGGGTTGGCGTTTAAGCTGTTGATTTGGGTATGGAGCCATTTGCACGGTGGTAGTCGTTCAGGAATATGAGGGAGCCCAAAGGAGGTTCTTCCGAGCATGGCACTTTGAGCGGCTCTGGTGGCTGCCCTGCATAGATTAACCATCCTCATCTTCTTGATTGTTTCTCGCTCGCTCTCTCGCTCTGATATCGCAACCCAACCGAATGCAAAGGTTTCAGCTCCAGCCTGAAAGCAATAGAAAATgaggttttaatatttttcgatggatataataatttttttcttttcacagcACAGTAAgacaaaaaattgtaaaagttacttctacatttttatatattttgttgtatattcaattaataaaaacaagatttcacccccaaaaaaaaaaaaaaaaaagaattaataaaaacaagaaataatTACTCTCCACTGCTAATTTAAAatgattgtaatttttttttagtgcaattatcatttttaaagcCTTGTCGGTTTAGaataatcaaaaaaacaaaaaaaatcttataggttagactaatttattttattttatttcttccatATTGGATATGGAATCTGAACTCCGATCACTATAAGTGCAAGCAATAgctttgatattattattatttttgttattattattattattttttgtgttagCAGCAGcttttgttagtgttttttttttttttttttttttggtgaataaagcaGCTTTGTTTGTGGACTATTCCAAGTCCCAACAACCACTTCTGTTATAATTGTTACGGCATAAGCTATTTTTTGCCTCTTTTGCAGGTTTACCTGACATAAAGTCTAATGGCAaggtttgtttttggtaaatataatcTCGTTGCAAGGTTTGCGTACGAATCCATGATTCTCTGCTGTTTGACGAAATGTGCTTTCTTTGCATCAGAATTCTTATTatacctttttcctttttgtgcaTATTTTATCATTCTTAAGATGGTTTAAACTCTATTAAAtcaaacaacattttttttttttttttggaacttaTGTAAAAGGATCACCTAATCCAATTTaatctaatataatttttataagccaaagaaaatgaaactaATGGCCGGTAATACTATTTAACAACTAAAAAGAAGATACTATTGGATTGGTTTGAACTCAAAATATTATGTTTTGACAACAACCAAATCCAAAGTTATTACAATTTCCTTAGCATATTACCTAATACAATTTTCTTAGCATATTACCTACTTATATAGTATTATTTCTGTAATTATCAATGAGTATCGCATAAGTTCACTGCATGTACAGTGGTTTAATCTAAACATAGCTTATGAGcctatctgtatatatatatatataaaatcagcgGCCACCTGAGAGAAGCGACTCCGCAACAGAAGATGTATGGTGGAATGTATCGTCAACAACATCATCGAAACCTTCATGGCGAGCAAATGCTAGTCCACTGGAACGAAGGCCGAGAAATTCTGAATTGGCCACTTCTAGATCCCTTTCCAAGTATTTCACAACTTGTCGCATGCTCGGCCT comes from Ziziphus jujuba cultivar Dongzao chromosome 6, ASM3175591v1 and encodes:
- the LOC132804269 gene encoding uncharacterized protein LOC132804269; the protein is MRMVNLCRAATRAAQSAMLGRTSFGLPHIPERLPPCKWLHTQINSLNANPVAVQMIDYAFSHARSQKSAESHAQSLLVLEQCLSTQPSEGQATDSDNSRGMVLMAMSTLLSERGNFDEAIEKLQKIQGLTCSSIDVRVAAMEALVGLHLELEQDDTSSVLADKCLELLEENEPGFSSKGADVIHTRAKAVKGLVELVRGHCQSAESFFHGPEDNKGLIGSVALSYGEFLHTTHNFSSAKELYQKVIWLLSENKDFTDLCALAACNMSSEEVLIAATCALGQLEAQSGNFGDAEEILTRALTKTEEHFGSHHPKVGVVLTCIALMFRRKAVEERSSSLLIQEGLYRKAIELLKAPPVDTEGAEAKIYRSDVAALARGGYAEALSVQQNRKDQGERMKIWAEAAWKNQRLSLAEALEISDPSSKTMVIDARIGRAL